A genome region from Actinomycetes bacterium includes the following:
- a CDS encoding HNH endonuclease signature motif containing protein, protein MRLRDGGCRFCGCDRPADWCEVHHLLPWSLGGRTDLHTLALLCSRHHHTIHDHGDRMTRGPDGTLHTHRPDGTEIPDHARAPSPLAQATATWTEAAATS, encoded by the coding sequence GTGCGCCTACGCGACGGCGGCTGCCGCTTCTGCGGCTGCGACCGACCCGCCGACTGGTGCGAAGTCCACCACCTGCTCCCCTGGTCCCTCGGCGGCCGCACCGACCTGCACACCCTCGCCCTGCTGTGCTCCCGACACCACCACACCATCCACGACCACGGCGACCGCATGACCCGCGGCCCCGACGGCACCCTGCACACCCACCGACCCGACGGAACCGAAATCCCCGACCATGCCCGGGCCCCCTCACCCCTCGCTCAGGCCACCGCGACCTGGACCGAAGCAGCCGCCACCTCCTGA
- a CDS encoding IS1595 family transposase — MVADPVRGVDYPATCQQLLEWFPDDAACLDYLASIRWAEGFVCPGCGGGEYWRTGAGLWMCKQCQRRTSVTAGTIFHRTHTPLSTWFAAVWFVTSQKNGVSALGLQRVLGFGSYETAWAWLHKLRRAMVRPERDRLSGVVELDETMIGGVSRGTMGGFGDKVGVLVAVEHNDSRRLGRVRLAVAQRPGTAELLEFATEVIEPGSLVRTDGTRALRRLTGLGYTHEYTTSDTTQDRASVLPGVHLVASLLKRWLTGTLHYRVGEQHLPYYLDEFTFRFNRRTSRSRGLLFYRLLEQAVQTDPHPLHTLLKPNESHIPDFT, encoded by the coding sequence ATGGTCGCGGATCCGGTTCGCGGGGTGGACTATCCGGCGACGTGCCAGCAGCTGCTGGAGTGGTTCCCGGACGACGCGGCCTGCCTTGACTACCTCGCCTCGATCCGGTGGGCGGAGGGTTTCGTCTGCCCGGGGTGTGGTGGGGGCGAGTACTGGCGCACGGGCGCGGGTCTGTGGATGTGCAAGCAGTGTCAGCGGCGCACGTCGGTCACGGCGGGCACGATCTTCCACCGGACCCACACCCCGCTGTCGACGTGGTTCGCGGCGGTCTGGTTCGTGACCTCGCAGAAGAACGGGGTGTCCGCGCTCGGCTTGCAGCGGGTGCTCGGGTTCGGCTCGTATGAGACCGCGTGGGCGTGGCTGCACAAGCTGCGCCGCGCCATGGTCCGCCCGGAACGCGACCGGCTGAGCGGTGTCGTCGAGCTCGACGAGACGATGATCGGCGGCGTCAGCCGCGGCACGATGGGCGGCTTCGGCGACAAGGTCGGCGTCCTGGTGGCCGTGGAGCACAACGACTCTCGCCGGCTGGGGCGGGTCCGGCTCGCCGTCGCGCAGCGCCCCGGCACCGCCGAGCTGCTCGAGTTCGCCACCGAGGTCATCGAACCGGGGTCCCTCGTGCGCACCGACGGCACCCGCGCGCTGCGCCGGCTGACCGGCCTCGGCTACACCCACGAGTACACCACCAGCGATACGACCCAAGACCGGGCCAGCGTGCTTCCCGGGGTGCACCTGGTCGCCTCTTTACTCAAACGCTGGCTCACCGGCACCCTGCACTACCGGGTCGGGGAACAGCACCTGCCCTACTACCTCGACGAGTTCACCTTCCGGTTCAACCGGCGCACCTCGCGAAGCCGCGGACTGCTCTTCTACCGCCTCCTCGAACAAGCCGTGCAGACCGACCCGCACCCCCTGCACACCCTGCTGAAGCCCAACGAAAGCCACATACCGGACTTCACTTAA
- a CDS encoding DUF222 domain-containing protein: MTATRQRTAAAAAAEPVLLEAARRLDPRQLRAVVEHWAAAVDPGADIDDVGAVQARRYLAVSPAYDGMVALDACSAPSRAPR, from the coding sequence GTGACCGCCACCCGGCAGCGCACGGCGGCCGCGGCTGCGGCGGAACCAGTCCTGCTCGAGGCGGCCCGCCGGCTCGACCCGCGCCAGCTGCGCGCGGTGGTCGAGCATTGGGCCGCCGCGGTCGACCCCGGCGCCGACATCGACGACGTCGGCGCCGTCCAGGCTCGCCGGTACCTGGCCGTGTCCCCCGCCTACGACGGGATGGTCGCCCTCGACGCCTGCTCGGCCCCATCGAGGGCACCGCGCTGA
- the larC gene encoding nickel pincer cofactor biosynthesis protein LarC — protein MTLAWFQCPSGASGDMLLGALLDAGAPLDAVQSALDAVGVEPIEVTVRTVQRGGLAAAKADVRAAEAARARTWADVRRLLAAAALPEQVRGRALDVFSRLAAAEARAHRIPADDVHFHEVGALDAIADIVGVSAALHALGVTTAACQGVALGSGTVRAAHGVLPVPAPAVAELLAEVGAPVWSGPADVELCTPTGAALLASVVTHWGPTPPGRIRSRGYGAGERELDGTPNLLGVLLLEPMGAPEEGADGPTQLVLAANVDDLDPRIWPVVLTRLLDAGAADAWITPIVMKKGRPAHTVTVLVDPAAAEAVRRVLFTETSTIGLREHEVTKRALQRHVVTVRVLGHPVRVKVAELHGEEVNAQPEFEDVAAAAEATGRPVKAVLAAALAAVHGG, from the coding sequence ATGACCCTCGCCTGGTTCCAGTGCCCCTCCGGCGCGAGCGGGGACATGCTGCTCGGCGCGCTGCTGGACGCCGGGGCCCCGTTGGACGCCGTCCAATCGGCCCTGGACGCCGTGGGTGTGGAGCCGATCGAGGTCACCGTGCGGACGGTTCAGCGCGGGGGGCTGGCCGCCGCCAAGGCGGACGTGCGCGCCGCCGAGGCGGCCAGAGCGCGCACCTGGGCGGACGTGCGCCGGCTGCTCGCCGCGGCTGCGCTACCGGAGCAGGTGCGCGGTCGGGCGCTGGACGTGTTCTCCCGGCTGGCCGCGGCCGAGGCCCGTGCGCACCGGATCCCCGCGGACGACGTCCACTTCCACGAGGTCGGTGCGCTGGACGCGATTGCCGACATCGTGGGGGTCAGCGCGGCGCTGCACGCGCTCGGCGTGACCACCGCTGCCTGCCAGGGGGTGGCGCTGGGCAGCGGCACGGTGCGGGCCGCCCACGGCGTGCTGCCGGTGCCGGCGCCCGCGGTCGCCGAGCTGCTCGCCGAAGTGGGCGCCCCGGTCTGGTCCGGGCCCGCGGACGTCGAGCTGTGCACCCCGACCGGCGCCGCGCTGCTCGCCTCGGTGGTCACCCACTGGGGGCCCACCCCGCCCGGCCGGATCCGATCGCGAGGCTACGGCGCCGGCGAGCGGGAGCTGGACGGGACGCCGAACCTGCTGGGCGTGCTGCTGCTGGAGCCCATGGGCGCACCGGAGGAGGGGGCGGACGGCCCGACCCAGCTGGTGCTGGCCGCGAACGTCGACGACCTGGACCCCCGGATCTGGCCGGTGGTGCTGACCCGGCTGCTCGACGCCGGGGCCGCGGACGCCTGGATCACCCCAATCGTCATGAAGAAGGGCCGGCCCGCGCACACCGTGACCGTGCTGGTCGACCCAGCCGCCGCCGAGGCGGTGCGCCGGGTGCTGTTCACCGAGACGTCCACCATCGGGCTGCGTGAGCACGAGGTCACCAAGCGGGCGCTGCAGCGGCACGTGGTGACCGTCCGGGTGCTGGGCCACCCGGTACGGGTCAAGGTGGCCGAGCTGCACGGCGAAGAGGTCAACGCCCAGCCGGAGTTCGAGGACGTCGCCGCCGCCGCGGAGGCGACCGGTCGCCCGGTCAAGGCAGTGCTGGCCGCCGCCCTGGCCGCCGTTCACGGCGGCTGA
- the larB gene encoding nickel pincer cofactor biosynthesis protein LarB, whose protein sequence is MHHEPGYVDLGYARVDTDRAARTGDPEVVFGAGKTPAQVVDLLGTLGAAHPERAVLATRLADAALAAVVEGFPDALVDPVARSAAVGPLPRPSGLVRVVAAGTSDAPVAAEAAFTAAAFGAGTTRVDDVGVAGLHRLLAVRGDLDDADCLVVVAGMEGALPSVVGGLTGVPLVAVPTSVGYGASFDGLAALLAMLNSCAPGVVVVNIDNGFGAGVFAARVARRAAPR, encoded by the coding sequence ATGCACCACGAACCGGGCTACGTCGATCTCGGGTACGCCCGGGTGGACACCGACCGGGCCGCGCGCACCGGCGACCCCGAGGTGGTCTTCGGCGCCGGCAAGACCCCGGCGCAGGTCGTCGACCTCCTCGGCACGCTCGGCGCGGCCCACCCGGAGCGGGCCGTGCTGGCCACCCGGCTCGCCGACGCCGCGCTCGCGGCGGTCGTCGAAGGGTTCCCCGACGCGCTCGTCGACCCGGTGGCCCGCAGTGCCGCGGTGGGGCCGCTGCCGCGGCCGAGCGGCCTGGTCCGGGTGGTGGCCGCGGGCACCTCCGACGCGCCGGTCGCGGCCGAGGCGGCGTTCACCGCGGCCGCGTTCGGGGCGGGCACCACCCGGGTCGACGATGTCGGCGTGGCCGGGCTGCACCGGCTGCTCGCCGTCCGCGGGGACCTCGACGACGCCGACTGCCTGGTCGTCGTGGCCGGGATGGAGGGCGCGCTGCCATCAGTCGTGGGTGGCCTGACCGGCGTGCCGCTGGTGGCCGTGCCCACCTCGGTGGGGTACGGCGCCTCGTTCGACGGCCTGGCGGCCCTGCTCGCGATGCTCAACTCGTGCGCCCCCGGCGTGGTGGTGGTCAACATCGACAACGGGTTCGGAGCCGGCGTCTTCGCCGCGCGAGTGGCCCGACGGGCGGCGCCGCGATGA